One Paenibacillus crassostreae DNA segment encodes these proteins:
- a CDS encoding PspA/IM30 family protein, which yields MSMFKRLRDVTMSNINSLIDKAEDPIKMTDQYIRDMHEDLEDAEKAVAAQIAIEKKFKQLYEEQEALVNKRTLQAQTAAKAQNVDLARRALEEKNAAEVKMNEYKVNYDQNKAAADNLRGKLEEMRKQLTLMKNKRETLVARYNAAKAQTEINKAMTGFSTDSAANGLKRMEDKMMHMEAQAEASNELASNEKSLDDEFASLNKDQAVDDELAALMKEFGKQE from the coding sequence ATGTCTATGTTTAAAAGATTACGTGATGTAACGATGTCAAATATCAATAGTTTGATTGATAAGGCTGAAGACCCGATTAAAATGACAGATCAGTATATTAGAGATATGCATGAAGATCTTGAAGATGCAGAAAAGGCTGTAGCAGCACAGATTGCCATCGAGAAGAAATTCAAACAACTTTATGAAGAACAAGAAGCACTAGTGAATAAGCGGACATTACAGGCTCAAACAGCTGCTAAAGCGCAGAATGTGGATCTTGCTCGTCGTGCTTTAGAAGAGAAGAATGCGGCTGAAGTGAAGATGAACGAATACAAAGTGAACTATGATCAGAATAAAGCTGCAGCTGATAATCTACGTGGTAAACTTGAAGAAATGCGCAAGCAATTGACGCTAATGAAGAATAAACGCGAAACATTAGTGGCTCGTTACAACGCTGCAAAAGCACAGACTGAAATCAATAAAGCAATGACAGGATTCAGCACGGATTCTGCTGCAAATGGTCTTAAGCGTATGGAAGATAAAATGATGCACATGGAAGCGCAAGCTGAAGCGAGTAATGAATTAGCTTCTAATGAGAAATCATTGGATGATGAGTTCGCAAGTTTAAACAAAGACCAAGCAGTAGATGATGAATTAGCGGCACTGATGAAAGAATTTGGTAAACAAGAATAG
- a CDS encoding dihydroorotate dehydrogenase: MIDLTCHVAGVPFKNPIVMASGTFGFGREYGQRYDISSLGGISGKGLTLNPKAGNEGLRVYETPSGMLNSVGLENPGIPYFLEHECAYWETLDTVRIANLGGNCLDDYVQGALLIQADHDKRVALGQVVIDMIELNISCPNVKEGGIAYGVKTVAAQEVVRLVRQATSLPLTIKLSPNAEDLVGMAFMCEDEGADAISLINTISGMKIDVHRRSSVFRNLYAGLSGPAIKPIALRMVHQVAQHVKIPIMGLGGIVSATDIIEFIMAGASVVQVGTYNFMNLNGGQDLLEGLEQFMLDEKIQSLDEIRGIV; this comes from the coding sequence ATGATTGATTTAACTTGTCACGTAGCTGGAGTTCCTTTCAAGAACCCTATTGTAATGGCATCAGGGACATTTGGTTTTGGAAGAGAATACGGTCAACGTTATGATATATCCAGTCTCGGTGGAATCAGCGGTAAAGGACTTACTTTGAATCCAAAAGCAGGTAATGAAGGATTGCGCGTCTATGAAACACCATCAGGAATGCTAAATAGTGTTGGGCTTGAGAATCCTGGAATTCCTTATTTCCTTGAGCATGAATGTGCCTATTGGGAGACACTTGATACCGTTAGAATTGCTAATCTAGGTGGTAATTGTTTAGATGATTATGTTCAAGGTGCATTGCTGATCCAAGCAGATCACGATAAAAGGGTAGCATTAGGACAGGTCGTGATAGATATGATCGAATTAAATATTTCATGTCCTAATGTAAAAGAAGGAGGTATAGCCTATGGTGTGAAGACCGTTGCTGCACAAGAAGTTGTCCGACTCGTCAGACAAGCAACTAGCTTACCTTTAACGATCAAATTGTCTCCTAATGCAGAGGATTTGGTTGGGATGGCTTTCATGTGCGAAGATGAAGGGGCGGATGCCATTTCTCTAATCAATACGATATCAGGGATGAAGATTGACGTGCATCGACGTTCAAGTGTGTTCCGCAATTTATATGCAGGGCTCTCTGGACCAGCTATCAAACCCATTGCATTACGAATGGTACATCAAGTGGCACAACATGTGAAGATTCCCATTATGGGGCTGGGTGGTATTGTCTCTGCAACGGATATCATTGAATTTATTATGGCAGGGGCTTCGGTTGTACAAGTTGGGACTTATAATTTCATGAATTTAAATGGGGGTCAGGATTTGCTAGAAGGTTTGGAGCAATTCATGCTAGATGAGAAAATTCAATCATTGGACGAGATCCGTGGAATCGTGTAG
- a CDS encoding dihydroorotate dehydrogenase electron transfer subunit: MGKVISNTQVSDQVYLMSVEGHAGGRTGQFYMLRAWGDYPILSRPISIFNISGDSIDFLYQVVGEGTELFARLRPGDPISLEGPFGNGFPDVYGRVALVGGGIGIAPLYYCAQQLPNADIYLGFSKEAYLLEPFNQVAGKLMTNVGGFIIDDIDFNQYDAILACGPHGMMKAIQRKQQQSQCTAEVYISLENRMACGIGACLVCSVSCHDGRKKACTDGPVFAAEEVLLHD, translated from the coding sequence ATGGGGAAAGTAATATCGAATACACAAGTATCCGATCAAGTGTATCTAATGAGTGTTGAAGGTCATGCTGGAGGTCGAACGGGTCAGTTTTATATGCTAAGAGCATGGGGGGATTATCCGATACTATCTCGCCCGATAAGTATATTTAACATATCAGGAGATTCGATTGACTTTCTGTACCAAGTGGTAGGGGAAGGTACGGAACTATTTGCGAGACTTCGTCCGGGTGATCCGATATCTTTAGAAGGACCTTTCGGAAATGGCTTTCCTGATGTCTACGGCAGAGTTGCACTTGTTGGCGGTGGGATAGGGATTGCGCCACTATATTACTGTGCGCAACAGTTACCAAATGCGGATATATATTTAGGTTTTAGTAAAGAAGCATATTTACTTGAACCCTTCAATCAAGTCGCAGGGAAGTTAATGACGAATGTAGGTGGGTTCATTATCGATGATATCGATTTCAATCAATACGATGCCATATTAGCTTGTGGACCTCATGGCATGATGAAGGCGATCCAGAGGAAACAACAACAATCACAGTGTACAGCAGAAGTATATATTTCATTAGAGAATCGTATGGCATGTGGGATTGGAGCTTGTTTAGTGTGCAGTGTGTCATGTCATGATGGTCGAAAAAAAGCTTGCACAGATGGTCCTGTATTTGCTGCAGAGGAGGTGTTGTTACATGATTGA
- a CDS encoding polysaccharide deacetylase family protein → MFRMAFLKTLLFLSIFSLLFTTITLEVQASPPSNMVKTEYNSESVIQSQDKSSKSNLQQNSSNKLKKKSKTTLSELHQKYPGTMVLKGPKNQRIALTFDDVPDPRFTPAILDILSKYHVPATFFIGGKRAKDYPELTRRIHREGHAIGNHSYDHPLFTKITLAQFQSQILTTEQIIYDTVGVRPSLIRPPYGEISEAQLKWAKQQGYKIVNWNVDSLDWKGIGKEEVKKNVLSHVGPGSIILFHAGGGIGSDLTGTIQALPVIIETLRNKGYTFVTVPMLIQTSETKK, encoded by the coding sequence ATGTTCAGAATGGCTTTTCTTAAAACATTGTTATTTCTCAGCATATTCAGCTTACTATTTACCACTATAACATTAGAAGTTCAAGCATCCCCACCGTCCAATATGGTAAAAACTGAATATAATTCTGAATCTGTAATCCAATCACAAGATAAATCTTCTAAGTCAAACCTTCAACAAAACTCAAGTAATAAGTTAAAGAAGAAATCTAAAACTACCTTATCTGAACTACATCAGAAATATCCTGGTACTATGGTTCTCAAGGGTCCTAAGAATCAAAGAATCGCTCTCACATTCGACGATGTCCCTGATCCTCGTTTCACACCTGCCATCCTCGACATATTATCTAAATATCATGTACCAGCGACGTTCTTCATTGGTGGAAAACGTGCTAAGGATTACCCAGAGCTTACAAGGAGAATACATCGGGAAGGCCATGCTATCGGGAATCATTCCTATGACCATCCTTTATTCACAAAAATTACTTTAGCCCAATTTCAAAGTCAGATCCTCACAACAGAACAAATCATTTATGATACGGTTGGCGTTAGACCTAGCCTTATTCGTCCACCTTATGGGGAAATTTCGGAAGCTCAGTTGAAATGGGCTAAGCAACAAGGATATAAAATTGTCAATTGGAATGTGGATTCACTCGATTGGAAAGGCATTGGTAAAGAAGAAGTGAAGAAAAATGTGCTGTCACATGTAGGACCTGGTTCAATTATTCTCTTTCATGCAGGTGGTGGAATTGGTTCGGATCTAACAGGTACGATTCAAGCTCTACCTGTTATTATTGAGACTTTACGAAATAAAGGATACACTTTTGTAACTGTCCCCATGCTCATTCAAACTTCTGAAACCAAAAAATAG
- a CDS encoding 3D domain-containing protein — protein sequence MKIHFKKMKFVLAAVGMAMVVQSTPLHASSLHVAKEGDTYYKLSQQYAVNMDKLMKANPKTKADNIYAGIKLNIPTSGNVVKAASLTNTASILTTSSNKKEIEAWGKTFNYSKTLKVKATAYSAAASENGKWGAVDYFGNSLELGTIAVDPSIIPFGTKVLVTGHSHNGLPKDAFVATASDAGSAIKGNRIDIFIPGSQQSVRVFGYQDIELYFID from the coding sequence ATGAAAATCCATTTTAAGAAAATGAAATTTGTACTAGCAGCTGTAGGTATGGCAATGGTGGTGCAAAGTACACCACTTCATGCTTCATCACTTCATGTGGCTAAAGAAGGGGATACATATTACAAGCTTTCACAACAATATGCTGTGAACATGGACAAGTTAATGAAAGCTAATCCCAAAACAAAAGCTGACAATATCTATGCAGGTATCAAACTGAACATTCCAACTTCGGGCAATGTGGTTAAGGCTGCATCTCTGACTAACACAGCTTCCATATTAACAACGTCATCAAACAAAAAAGAGATAGAAGCATGGGGAAAAACATTTAACTATTCCAAAACACTAAAAGTTAAAGCAACGGCATATTCTGCTGCTGCTAGTGAGAATGGTAAATGGGGTGCTGTTGATTATTTCGGAAATTCGCTTGAGTTAGGAACCATTGCTGTAGACCCAAGTATTATTCCTTTCGGTACAAAAGTGCTGGTTACTGGACATAGTCACAATGGTCTTCCTAAAGATGCATTTGTTGCAACAGCAAGTGATGCAGGATCTGCAATAAAAGGCAACCGTATTGATATATTTATTCCAGGAAGTCAGCAGAGTGTTCGAGTATTCGGTTATCAAGATATCGAATTGTATTTCATTGACTAA